One Tolypothrix bouteillei VB521301 DNA window includes the following coding sequences:
- a CDS encoding tRNA (5-methylaminomethyl-2-thiouridine)(34)-methyltransferase MnmD: MRESFTPESTADGSFTFFSHEFGELFHSHYGARQESFLKFSVPTQLAFAAHKAKVQLLDVCYGLGYNTAAALQTIWEANPKCHVEVIGLEINAAIPQAAIAHHLYDNWGYEYTQILTQLACEHQVVQDGLTANLLIGDARSTIQLVNKSGFKADAIFLDPFSPPQCPQLWTVEFIQQLSLCLDLKGLLATYSCAAAVRTALGNAGLQFGSTPPVGRRTPGTVAAHLGRGEDGDFYEISQVEKEHLLTRAAIPYRDPQLNDSADVILRRRQQEQQDSSLEPTSHWRKRWLSKSLKEIL, encoded by the coding sequence ATGAGAGAAAGTTTTACACCAGAGTCAACGGCAGATGGTTCATTCACCTTCTTTTCACACGAATTTGGTGAATTGTTCCACAGTCACTATGGAGCTCGTCAAGAGAGTTTTCTCAAATTCTCCGTACCAACCCAACTTGCTTTCGCTGCACATAAAGCAAAGGTGCAGCTTTTAGACGTTTGTTACGGATTGGGATATAACACAGCAGCAGCTTTACAAACCATTTGGGAAGCTAACCCTAAGTGTCATGTGGAAGTGATTGGTTTAGAGATAAATGCTGCAATACCACAAGCTGCGATTGCCCATCATTTGTATGACAATTGGGGATATGAGTACACTCAAATTTTGACTCAGTTAGCTTGCGAGCATCAAGTCGTCCAAGATGGTCTGACAGCAAATCTTTTAATTGGTGATGCTAGAAGCACAATTCAGCTTGTGAACAAATCCGGTTTTAAAGCCGATGCTATTTTTCTCGATCCATTTTCTCCCCCTCAGTGTCCGCAGTTGTGGACTGTTGAATTTATTCAGCAACTTTCCCTGTGCTTGGACTTGAAAGGTTTACTTGCAACTTACTCTTGTGCTGCTGCTGTACGTACTGCACTTGGAAATGCCGGACTGCAGTTTGGTTCCACACCACCTGTGGGAAGGCGCACACCTGGTACTGTTGCTGCTCATTTAGGAAGAGGGGAGGATGGGGACTTTTACGAGATCTCCCAAGTCGAAAAAGAACATTTGTTAACCCGTGCAGCAATTCCCTATCGAGATCCACAACTGAACGATTCTGCTGATGTCATTTTGAGACGACGCCAGCAAGAGCAACAAGACTCATCTCTAGAACCTACTTCCCATTGGCGAAAAAGATGGCTTTCTAAAAGTCTCAAAGAAATATTGTAA
- a CDS encoding sulfurtransferase: protein MSDKHFVVSCEWLLEHLEDPQVVIVDCRFSLADPQLGQQQYKECHIKGSHYLDLNLDLSSPVGKHGGRHPLPESHELAQKLSLIGVNSEDTLVVAYDDSRYAFASRLWWLLRYLGHENVAVLNGGFAAWQKAGYPVTDIVPEYKVSVGLTSLPKIQTDMVVDIATVKERKDLPEVVLVDSRETERFLGIREPIDKIAGHIPGAVNYPWQEVADSAGYLLSSIEQRHRWSEIENAKEIFVYCGSGVTACVNLLSLELAGIHTGKLYAGSWSDWISY from the coding sequence ATGAGCGACAAACATTTCGTTGTTTCTTGTGAATGGCTCTTAGAACATCTTGAAGATCCACAAGTTGTTATAGTGGATTGTCGCTTTTCTCTGGCAGATCCACAACTGGGACAGCAACAGTACAAAGAGTGTCATATAAAAGGATCGCACTACTTAGACTTAAATCTAGATCTTTCTAGCCCTGTTGGAAAACATGGAGGTAGGCATCCTTTACCAGAATCTCATGAATTAGCTCAAAAGTTGTCATTAATTGGCGTCAATTCTGAAGACACTCTTGTCGTTGCTTATGATGATTCTCGTTACGCCTTTGCATCTCGTTTGTGGTGGTTGTTGCGCTATCTCGGACACGAGAATGTGGCAGTACTAAATGGGGGTTTTGCTGCATGGCAAAAAGCTGGTTACCCTGTAACAGATATTGTGCCAGAATACAAAGTATCAGTAGGACTTACTTCGCTTCCTAAGATACAAACAGACATGGTAGTGGATATCGCTACAGTGAAAGAGCGAAAAGATTTACCGGAAGTCGTGTTAGTTGATTCGCGAGAAACGGAGCGTTTCCTAGGAATTAGAGAACCGATTGATAAAATAGCCGGACACATTCCTGGTGCAGTCAATTATCCTTGGCAAGAAGTGGCAGACTCTGCTGGATATCTGCTGTCCAGTATAGAGCAACGTCATCGATGGTCTGAGATTGAGAATGCCAAGGAAATTTTTGTTTATTGTGGTTCTGGAGTGACTGCTTGTGTCAATTTACTATCGTTGGAATTAGCGGGTATCCATACAGGAAAACTTTACGCTGGTAGTTGGAGTGATTGGATTAGTTATTAG
- a CDS encoding FecR family protein has translation MLRKFYILLVISLIEVVVLPLPNRASAATPLTQAVIQELRNLVQLMPQDRPKRQARRSDAMTPGDGLSTGRSSLADLRFNDGSLARIGEQAVFRFLPKTRNFSLKNGTVLLLIPPGNGQTRVNTPNAAAAIRGSALFVRYDPSTDTTIVGALTTSGIEVLNKDASQRKELQAGQLMVVVKGKFQGLYDFDLRTFYNTSDIVRGLDLPLRTGVPSTDPAIASVQAETSAALALQRPVIGKGVIENPSFLKSNTSSEEPLNNVSRDDAPVSTFLETGQVVSNNDGRSNGRNGQDTDTSTPPTVTPPTVTPPTVTPPTVTPPTVTPPTVTPPTTTPTVTPPTTTPTVTPPTTTPTVTPPTTTPTVTPPTTTPTVTPPTTTPTVTPPTTTPTVTPPTTTPTVTPPTTTTTQPTVTNPATVSTPPTTTTQPTTTTPPTTTTPPTTTTQPTTTTQPITTTQPTTTTPPTTTQPTNPTETGPTSSQPQPATPSQPPPLVSTAPTPSPAP, from the coding sequence ATGTTACGCAAGTTTTATATACTACTGGTGATTAGTCTTATAGAAGTTGTGGTGTTGCCTTTGCCGAATCGGGCAAGTGCAGCCACTCCTCTCACTCAAGCTGTCATTCAGGAACTTCGCAACTTAGTACAACTTATGCCCCAGGATCGACCGAAGCGTCAAGCACGTCGTTCGGATGCCATGACGCCCGGTGATGGGTTGTCTACGGGAAGGTCGTCTTTAGCAGACTTGCGCTTTAACGATGGTTCTTTGGCTCGGATAGGGGAACAAGCAGTATTTCGCTTTTTACCAAAAACACGTAATTTTAGTCTGAAAAATGGAACCGTACTTTTGTTGATTCCACCCGGAAACGGTCAAACACGAGTCAACACTCCAAATGCTGCAGCAGCAATTCGCGGTTCGGCATTATTTGTACGTTACGATCCAAGCACTGACACCACAATTGTAGGTGCATTGACAACTAGTGGTATTGAAGTCCTTAATAAAGATGCTTCTCAACGAAAGGAGCTTCAAGCTGGGCAATTGATGGTTGTTGTCAAGGGAAAATTTCAAGGTCTGTATGATTTTGATTTAAGAACTTTTTATAATACGAGCGATATAGTTCGGGGTCTAGATTTGCCCTTAAGAACAGGTGTACCGAGTACTGACCCAGCGATCGCCAGCGTTCAAGCAGAAACTTCTGCTGCTCTGGCATTACAGCGACCCGTTATCGGTAAAGGGGTTATAGAAAATCCTTCTTTCTTAAAGTCAAATACTTCTTCTGAAGAGCCACTCAATAATGTTAGTAGAGATGATGCTCCTGTAAGTACGTTCCTCGAAACAGGGCAAGTTGTATCTAATAATGATGGGCGCTCGAATGGTAGAAATGGCCAAGATACTGACACAAGTACTCCACCTACAGTAACTCCACCCACAGTAACTCCACCCACAGTAACTCCACCCACAGTAACTCCACCCACAGTAACTCCACCCACAGTAACTCCACCCACAACTACACCTACAGTAACTCCACCTACAACTACACCTACAGTAACTCCACCCACAACTACACCTACAGTAACTCCACCCACAACTACACCTACAGTAACTCCACCCACAACTACACCTACAGTAACTCCACCCACAACTACACCTACAGTAACTCCACCCACAACTACACCTACAGTAACTCCACCCACAACTACACCTACAGTAACTCCACCCACAACAACTACAACTCAACCAACAGTAACAAATCCAGCCACTGTTTCCACTCCACCCACAACGACAACTCAGCCAACAACGACAACTCCACCCACAACGACAACTCCACCCACAACGACAACTCAGCCAACAACGACAACTCAGCCAATAACTACAACTCAGCCAACAACTACAACTCCACCAACTACAACTCAGCCAACTAACCCAACTGAAACTGGACCTACTTCGTCTCAGCCACAGCCTGCTACGCCATCACAACCACCTCCACTAGTTTCAACCGCGCCAACACCATCTCCTGCACCGTAG
- a CDS encoding serine/threonine-protein kinase — protein MAEEPQSTTKQYVEAANRPLSRLTKATSTLAVRRSKLWARLGHVLAGTSVVSAALLSAFNTNLTQFMENQAQSLFYLIRGSVVPPKNIVILAIDEQSISIGEQYYKTNPQEFSYLEPLRSFPFKRAAYAQVIEKLVRSGARSVAVDVVFDTPSSYGVDDDKSLQQALQLYGSKVTLAALYENFATHQGIFTQLTQPQQMFQVGSVGVGSVNFPIEINGKVHKLASEFSKSLGNGDTLTEKVLSFDEAALRAGAVNYPPPKGDRIHFYGPPGTFEQIPFWYVLDPKNWNSYLQQGKFFEDKIVLIGATSQLANDYHSAAAARGLLQPEKMAGVEIHANAIATLMENKALVQAIPSPEGRGLFVLCLLGGSAAIISWKQRGAVRFFSSIGLAIIWGGISYVSFVSGLLILPTAIPVMGIMFVGFSYLGTEFVKEIARRSQLLDIFRKYSSHRVVQEILSQQEDLKDLLQEREMAISGKILDGRYKIVKVLGAGGFSETYIAEDIKLPGNPQCVVKQLKPANSKPEQLAIARRLFTSEAQTLQKLGNHEQIPKLLAYFEEEEEFYLIQEYIEGHALSQELLSGRPLHEIAVVQILRDLLQTLTFVHRYNVIHRDIKPSNIIRRDSDGKLVLIDFGAVKEMTTQLLDASEHTAFTIGIGTKGYAPSEQCYGRPQYSSDIYAVGMIGIKALTGMAPHELDRDGNGEVKWVDKAQVNVSLANILSTMVREDFQQRYQSASEALKALEEIEITERIPTWSPEELPTDTLYLEDSDTPTTPWSGISDESSQSTVKIGD, from the coding sequence ATGGCAGAAGAACCTCAATCTACAACTAAACAATACGTCGAGGCTGCCAATCGACCGTTATCACGCCTGACAAAAGCAACTTCGACCTTGGCAGTACGTCGATCGAAACTGTGGGCTCGTTTGGGCCATGTGCTGGCTGGCACTTCAGTTGTCAGCGCGGCGTTGCTTTCAGCTTTTAATACTAATTTGACTCAATTCATGGAAAATCAGGCACAAAGCCTGTTTTATTTAATACGGGGATCGGTCGTTCCTCCAAAAAATATCGTGATCTTGGCGATTGACGAACAGTCTATATCTATTGGCGAACAGTATTATAAAACCAATCCCCAAGAATTCTCTTACTTAGAACCACTAAGATCTTTTCCTTTTAAACGTGCTGCATACGCACAGGTTATTGAAAAATTAGTGCGTTCCGGCGCACGCTCCGTGGCTGTTGATGTAGTTTTTGATACACCAAGTTCCTATGGTGTGGATGATGACAAGAGTTTGCAACAAGCATTGCAACTTTATGGCAGCAAGGTCACTTTAGCAGCTCTTTACGAAAATTTTGCGACACATCAAGGCATATTTACGCAACTGACGCAACCCCAACAGATGTTTCAAGTGGGATCTGTAGGAGTCGGTTCTGTTAATTTTCCTATAGAAATAAACGGTAAAGTTCACAAATTGGCTAGCGAGTTTTCTAAATCGTTAGGGAATGGTGATACTTTAACCGAGAAAGTTCTCTCCTTTGATGAAGCTGCTCTCAGAGCCGGTGCGGTAAACTATCCTCCACCAAAGGGCGATCGCATACATTTCTACGGACCGCCAGGAACATTTGAGCAAATTCCCTTTTGGTACGTACTAGATCCAAAGAACTGGAACAGTTATTTACAGCAAGGCAAGTTTTTTGAAGATAAAATAGTCCTGATTGGCGCAACATCCCAGCTAGCAAACGATTATCATTCGGCGGCGGCGGCTAGAGGTTTGTTGCAACCTGAAAAAATGGCAGGGGTAGAAATTCACGCAAATGCGATCGCAACCCTAATGGAAAATAAAGCGCTCGTACAAGCAATCCCCAGCCCTGAAGGACGGGGTTTATTTGTGTTGTGTTTATTAGGTGGCTCTGCTGCAATTATTTCTTGGAAGCAGAGGGGCGCAGTTAGATTTTTTTCAAGTATTGGTCTTGCCATCATCTGGGGAGGAATTAGTTACGTAAGCTTTGTGTCTGGGCTACTTATTTTGCCTACAGCTATACCCGTTATGGGAATTATGTTTGTTGGATTTTCCTATTTGGGAACCGAATTTGTTAAGGAAATTGCCAGAAGAAGTCAATTGTTAGATATTTTTCGCAAATATTCCTCGCATCGAGTTGTTCAAGAAATTCTCAGCCAGCAAGAGGACTTAAAAGACTTGCTCCAGGAAAGGGAGATGGCAATCTCAGGAAAAATTCTGGATGGTCGCTACAAAATTGTCAAAGTTCTAGGTGCAGGCGGATTTAGCGAAACTTATATTGCCGAAGATATTAAGCTTCCTGGCAATCCTCAATGTGTTGTCAAGCAACTAAAACCAGCAAATAGTAAACCAGAACAGCTGGCAATTGCCAGACGGTTATTTACTTCAGAAGCTCAAACCCTTCAAAAATTGGGTAATCACGAGCAAATACCGAAATTGTTAGCATACTTTGAAGAGGAAGAAGAATTTTATTTGATTCAAGAATATATAGAAGGTCACGCTCTCAGTCAAGAGTTACTAAGCGGTAGACCTCTTCATGAAATAGCTGTTGTTCAGATTTTGCGAGACTTATTGCAAACATTAACCTTTGTCCATAGATATAACGTCATTCATCGAGATATTAAGCCCAGCAATATTATTCGGCGCGATTCAGATGGTAAGTTAGTGTTGATTGACTTTGGAGCAGTTAAAGAAATGACTACACAATTGCTTGATGCTTCAGAGCACACAGCCTTTACCATCGGTATTGGGACTAAAGGCTATGCTCCAAGCGAGCAGTGTTATGGACGTCCCCAGTACAGTAGTGATATTTATGCAGTTGGCATGATTGGGATTAAAGCTCTAACGGGTATGGCTCCTCACGAGCTTGACAGAGATGGAAATGGAGAAGTGAAATGGGTTGATAAGGCACAAGTCAACGTTTCATTAGCAAATATTCTCAGCACAATGGTGCGTGAAGATTTTCAACAACGCTATCAGTCAGCATCAGAGGCACTTAAGGCATTAGAAGAGATAGAAATAACTGAGAGAATCCCAACCTGGTCACCTGAAGAATTACCTACAGATACCCTTTATCTAGAAGATTCAGACACCCCAACGACACCTTGGTCGGGAATATCTGATGAAAGTTCTCAATCAACTGTAAAGATCGGGGATTAG
- a CDS encoding NYN domain-containing protein, which yields MGSPMNRLSIFVDGNNMFYAQQKNGWFFDPRRVLEYFKNEQSETTLINAFWYTGLKDPQDQRGFRDALISLGYTVRTKILKEYYDDSSGRYSQKANLDIEIVVDMFNTVDQYDRVVLFSGDGDFERAIELLRSKNTHITVVSTEGMIARELRNATDRYIDLNDIRDLIEKVDA from the coding sequence ATGGGTTCCCCGATGAATCGTCTGTCTATATTTGTAGACGGAAACAATATGTTCTATGCTCAGCAAAAAAATGGCTGGTTTTTTGACCCGAGGCGGGTGTTGGAATATTTCAAAAACGAACAGTCAGAGACAACGTTAATTAATGCTTTCTGGTATACGGGCTTAAAAGATCCGCAAGATCAGCGAGGATTCAGAGATGCTTTAATTAGTTTGGGTTATACAGTCAGAACTAAGATTTTAAAAGAATATTATGATGATTCCTCAGGTCGCTACTCGCAAAAAGCGAATTTAGATATAGAAATTGTAGTAGATATGTTTAATACAGTAGATCAGTATGACAGAGTAGTATTATTTAGTGGAGATGGAGATTTTGAAAGAGCTATTGAGCTATTGCGTTCTAAGAACACCCATATTACAGTAGTATCTACAGAAGGAATGATAGCTAGAGAATTACGTAATGCTACCGATCGCTATATAGATTTAAACGATATTCGAGACCTGATAGAAAAAGTAGATGCTTAG
- a CDS encoding 2-isopropylmalate synthase produces the protein MKNKAEQIIIFDTTLRDGEQCPGATLNIDEKLAIAKQLSRLGVDIIEAGFAFASPGDFEAVSKIAQTVGTEDGPVICSLARARHDDIKAAAEAIKPAAKGRIHTFIATSDIHLKYKLKKTKAEVLAIAEEMVAYAKTFTNDVEFSPEDAGRSEPEFLYQVLERAIAAGATTVNIPDTVGYTTPTEFGSLIKGIKDNVPNIDKAIISVHGHNDLGLAVANFLEAVKNGARQLECTINGIGERAGNAALEELVMALHVRRQFFNPFLGRSVESEEPLTNIDTRQIYKTSRLVSNLTGMLVQPNKAIVGANAFAHESGIHQDGVLKNKLTYEIMDAQLIGLTENQIVLGKHSGRNAFRTRLRELGYELTDAELNKAFVRFKEIADKKKEITDWDLEAIVNDEIQQAPDLFRLELVQVSCGSNARPTATVTMRTPEGEELMDAAIGTGPVDAVYKAINRVVNVPNQLIEFSVQSVTAGIDAIGEVTIRLKSEDRVFSGHAANTDIIVASAQAYINALNRLFAASQSKQQQQAVVNN, from the coding sequence ATGAAGAACAAAGCAGAACAAATCATCATTTTTGATACGACGCTCCGAGATGGAGAGCAGTGTCCGGGTGCAACTCTCAACATAGATGAAAAATTAGCCATAGCCAAACAACTCAGCCGTTTGGGTGTAGATATTATTGAAGCAGGCTTTGCCTTTGCCAGCCCCGGAGATTTTGAAGCAGTGAGCAAAATTGCTCAAACAGTGGGAACGGAAGATGGTCCTGTGATTTGCAGTTTGGCAAGAGCACGCCATGATGATATCAAAGCAGCAGCAGAGGCAATCAAACCAGCTGCAAAAGGTAGAATTCATACTTTTATTGCCACAAGTGATATTCATCTCAAGTACAAACTGAAAAAAACGAAAGCAGAAGTCTTAGCGATTGCTGAAGAAATGGTCGCTTATGCTAAGACCTTCACAAATGATGTAGAATTTTCTCCAGAAGATGCAGGGCGCTCCGAACCGGAATTTCTTTATCAAGTGTTAGAACGGGCGATCGCAGCAGGAGCAACAACAGTCAACATCCCTGACACTGTGGGTTACACAACTCCCACCGAATTTGGCTCCCTCATTAAGGGAATCAAAGATAATGTTCCCAATATAGATAAAGCCATTATCTCCGTTCACGGGCACAATGATTTGGGCTTGGCAGTTGCCAACTTTTTAGAAGCGGTAAAAAATGGTGCAAGACAATTAGAATGCACGATCAACGGTATTGGCGAACGTGCGGGAAATGCAGCACTTGAAGAATTAGTTATGGCATTGCACGTCCGGAGACAGTTCTTCAATCCCTTCTTGGGAAGATCGGTGGAATCAGAAGAACCGTTAACAAATATTGACACAAGGCAAATTTACAAAACCTCACGTCTAGTGTCCAATTTGACAGGAATGCTAGTTCAGCCTAATAAGGCAATAGTGGGAGCAAACGCGTTTGCCCACGAATCTGGAATTCATCAAGATGGCGTGCTAAAAAACAAGCTTACCTACGAAATTATGGACGCTCAATTGATTGGATTAACAGAAAATCAAATTGTCTTGGGCAAACATTCAGGAAGAAACGCTTTCCGCACGCGTTTGCGAGAATTGGGCTATGAACTCACAGACGCCGAACTTAATAAGGCGTTTGTTCGCTTTAAGGAGATTGCGGATAAAAAGAAAGAAATTACGGATTGGGATTTAGAAGCTATTGTTAATGATGAAATTCAACAAGCGCCCGATTTATTTCGGTTAGAACTTGTACAGGTTTCTTGTGGTAGCAACGCCCGTCCCACAGCAACTGTAACCATGCGTACACCAGAGGGCGAAGAATTAATGGATGCAGCCATTGGTACCGGACCTGTGGATGCAGTTTATAAAGCAATCAACCGTGTCGTCAACGTACCAAACCAACTGATTGAGTTTTCCGTACAATCAGTTACAGCAGGTATTGATGCTATTGGCGAAGTTACCATCCGTCTCAAATCGGAAGACCGAGTTTTCTCCGGTCATGCAGCAAATACTGACATCATCGTGGCATCGGCACAAGCTTACATAAATGCACTGAATCGATTATTTGCTGCTTCGCAAAGCAAACAACAACAGCAAGCAGTTGTGAATAATTAG
- a CDS encoding NmrA family NAD(P)-binding protein, with translation MSPSNPVALILGATGRTGSHLVNLLEQDGGSDNLQLRVAVRKPEQAETFAQRGISTVHLDLDQISTYEEALQGVQRLFMVTGYTVDMLSQGKNLTDAAKDAGVEYIVHVGTFHQPGRPQAKLIRHYIWHQLVETYIEASGIGWTHLLPNAFMQNFFGSVQDGKLRMFFGQERVGLVDCFDLARVAAAALRAPQKHSGQKYFLSVEALTMNEAAQILSEELGKTIAYEPLPAADLRKLPIGQTMEPAYFECIVRQMELLQAGQLPDFADVYHNIPQILGEEPTLFREFVRNNLAAFASA, from the coding sequence ATGAGTCCTTCAAATCCTGTTGCTTTGATTCTCGGTGCTACCGGTAGAACGGGTTCTCACCTCGTTAATCTGTTGGAGCAAGACGGTGGTTCCGATAACCTTCAGTTACGGGTTGCCGTTCGCAAACCCGAACAAGCAGAAACCTTTGCACAACGAGGTATTTCCACCGTACATCTTGACCTTGACCAGATATCGACTTACGAAGAAGCACTACAGGGCGTACAGCGCCTCTTTATGGTTACAGGCTATACCGTAGATATGCTGAGCCAAGGAAAAAACCTGACCGATGCAGCAAAAGATGCAGGGGTCGAGTATATTGTCCACGTCGGTACTTTCCATCAACCCGGTCGTCCCCAAGCAAAGTTGATTCGCCACTACATTTGGCATCAACTTGTGGAAACTTATATTGAAGCTAGCGGTATTGGTTGGACTCATCTTCTTCCCAACGCGTTCATGCAAAACTTCTTTGGCTCTGTGCAAGATGGAAAACTGCGTATGTTTTTCGGTCAGGAGCGTGTCGGATTGGTAGATTGTTTTGACCTTGCGCGTGTTGCGGCGGCGGCGTTGCGTGCTCCTCAAAAGCATAGCGGGCAAAAGTATTTTCTAAGTGTAGAAGCCCTGACTATGAATGAAGCCGCACAAATTCTTTCAGAAGAACTTGGCAAAACAATCGCCTACGAACCTCTTCCTGCTGCGGATTTGCGAAAGTTACCCATCGGTCAAACTATGGAGCCTGCATACTTTGAGTGTATTGTTCGTCAGATGGAACTGCTACAAGCCGGACAACTTCCTGACTTTGCTGATGTTTATCACAATATCCCGCAAATTCTTGGAGAAGAACCAACTCTGTTTCGCGAGTTTGTCCGAAATAACCTGGCTGCATTCGCGAGTGCTTAG
- a CDS encoding SDR family oxidoreductase → MQNQDKKIALVTGANKGLGFEISRQLAKTGLTVLIGARDENKGAESAEKLQAEGLDVQSIQINVTDISSVATAAKNIEERFGKLDVLVNNAGVLHDGGVNPSNLDVKVFKDTFETNVFGAFAVLQAMLPLIRKSHAGRIVNISSTLGSLTDTLDPNSHYFQYRGLAYQSSKTALNAITVQFAKELADTPIKVNSACPGWVQTDMGSANAPGTVEEGADTPVWLATLPEDGPTGGFFNSRKPLPW, encoded by the coding sequence ATGCAGAATCAAGACAAAAAAATTGCTTTAGTAACAGGTGCTAACAAGGGGCTAGGCTTTGAAATTAGCCGTCAACTTGCAAAAACAGGATTGACTGTCCTTATAGGTGCTAGAGATGAAAACAAAGGTGCTGAGTCTGCGGAAAAGTTACAAGCCGAAGGGCTTGACGTACAATCTATTCAAATAAATGTGACCGATATTTCTTCTGTTGCTACAGCAGCTAAAAATATTGAAGAACGTTTTGGCAAGCTAGATGTTTTGGTAAACAATGCAGGTGTTTTACATGATGGAGGCGTAAATCCCAGCAACCTTGATGTAAAAGTTTTTAAAGACACATTCGAGACCAATGTCTTTGGTGCTTTTGCAGTACTCCAAGCAATGCTCCCTCTAATTCGCAAGAGCCACGCAGGTCGAATAGTAAATATTTCCAGTACGCTTGGTTCCCTTACAGATACTCTCGATCCAAATTCACATTACTTTCAATACCGAGGTCTGGCTTATCAATCATCTAAAACGGCACTAAATGCCATCACGGTACAATTTGCCAAGGAACTTGCGGATACTCCCATCAAAGTCAATTCTGCTTGCCCTGGTTGGGTACAAACAGATATGGGTAGTGCGAATGCACCAGGAACAGTGGAAGAAGGGGCTGACACTCCTGTATGGCTTGCTACACTACCCGAAGATGGTCCTACAGGTGGTTTCTTTAATTCGCGCAAACCCCTTCCTTGGTAA
- a CDS encoding oxidoreductase, translating into MTNSPGTQVWFITGSSTGFGRALAEAVLASGDTAVLTARKPQQVEDLTQQFPERSLAVRLDVTKPQEVAEAVKSAIATFGRIDVLVNNAGYGLVGAIEEASDDAIRQQFETNVFGGLSLTKAVLPYLRKQRTGHILNFSSVGGFVGFPGAGIYCSTKFALEAISEALAQEVKHLGIKVTIVEPGAFRTDFNGRSLVMSDTQLEEYQAIVGRFRQWLQEVDGKQPGDPKKAALAIIQAVKSDNPPLRLVLGEDAVSAINGKLDSVKAELEAWKEVSINTAYEGSVVSAIGG; encoded by the coding sequence ATGACAAACTCTCCTGGGACACAAGTATGGTTTATTACTGGTAGTTCAACTGGATTTGGTCGAGCGCTAGCAGAAGCAGTATTGGCAAGTGGTGATACTGCGGTACTCACAGCACGCAAGCCACAGCAAGTAGAAGATTTGACACAGCAGTTTCCAGAGCGTTCCTTAGCAGTACGACTGGATGTGACAAAACCTCAAGAAGTCGCAGAAGCAGTTAAAAGTGCAATTGCTACCTTTGGACGCATTGACGTTTTAGTCAATAACGCCGGTTATGGTTTGGTAGGAGCAATTGAAGAAGCCAGCGATGACGCCATTCGCCAACAATTTGAAACCAACGTTTTTGGGGGGTTGAGTTTAACAAAAGCAGTCCTACCCTACCTGCGAAAACAACGTACCGGACACATTCTCAATTTCTCCTCCGTAGGTGGCTTTGTAGGCTTCCCTGGAGCTGGGATTTATTGCAGTACAAAATTTGCACTGGAAGCCATTTCCGAAGCATTGGCTCAAGAAGTGAAGCATCTTGGCATTAAAGTCACAATTGTTGAACCAGGAGCATTCCGTACTGATTTTAATGGTCGCTCGTTAGTCATGAGCGATACTCAATTAGAAGAATACCAAGCAATTGTAGGACGGTTCCGCCAGTGGTTGCAAGAGGTGGATGGCAAGCAACCGGGAGATCCAAAGAAAGCAGCATTGGCAATTATTCAAGCAGTAAAAAGCGATAACCCACCACTGAGATTGGTGTTAGGTGAAGATGCTGTCAGCGCTATCAATGGCAAGCTTGACTCTGTAAAAGCAGAACTTGAGGCTTGGAAAGAGGTTTCTATCAACACTGCGTATGAAGGCTCTGTCGTCAGTGCCATAGGTGGATAA